In the Halobellus litoreus genome, AAACTGTCGGGATTCGTCTCAAGACCGATCAGCTTCAGGAGTACGCCGAAGAATCTGGTATGGATCTCACCGTCGTTCACATTCGCTGCAAGGGTATGGACGGCTCCTATCACGTCTTGACACATCTCGTCAAGCGACTCCGGGAGAAGCGGTTTGGACCCGGTGAAGAACTCCCAAGCGGTCACCAGCGGAAGACCCTGCTCAATATGGTGATAGAGAATCTGGAGGAGGTCGGCGGGACGGTTATCGTCGTCCTCGACGAAATCGACGCCATCGGCGACGACGACTACATTCTCTACGAACTCCCGCGGTCAAATCCGGACGGTGTCCGTCTTTCGCTAATTGGAATCACGAACGACCTACAGTTCAGAGAGAACCTCGACGCCGACGTCCGGTCGAGCCTCGGCGAGGACGAGGTCCGCTTCGAACCGTACGACGCTAATCAGCTCCGTGACATCCTCGCACGACGTGCCGTCGGTGCCCTCCGTGACACGTATTTCGAGGACGACATCGAGGACCACCAGCACCTCAGAAGCGACGTCCTGAATGAGGATACAATCCCGCTTGCCGCAGCGTTGGGCGCACAGGACACGGGAGACGCCCGTGAGGCGATCCGACTGCTATTCCGTGCGACCCGATTCGCCGACGATAGAGGGGAAATAACGGTCACTGAAGGGCACGTACGCGAAGCACGGGACTTCCTCGAAACGAAGGCCATCGAATCGGGGATCCAGACACTCCCCAACCAGCGAATGCTCGCGCTGATGGCGGTCACTTACCACCAAATATACGACGATACTCCGGCTACGACGACGCCAATCTACACCCAGTACAAGACTTTCTGTGAGTATGTGGACGTGAACGTCCTGTCAAACCGCCGATTCCGCGATCGACTCAATGACCTCGCTGATACGAACGTGCTCAACAAGCGGCAGGGAAGGGGCCGCGGAGACGAAAATCAGTACTCGCTCGCAGTCGATCTGGACACGGCACTCGAAAACCTCCCGAAGGAATCCGAGCGTCTCGGGGATGTAGCAACTGTCCTCCGGGACCAGACGTGAGATAATCCTCTGAATAGTCCGGAAGAGAATCATTCAGGAAAAGAGTTTGACAAGAGATAAGATACAGTGAGGTCGTTGAAAATATCGATACGGAAGTCATCGATTTGTAGTCTGCGGCATTTCAGAAACTTATAGAAAGGGTGCCACGGTAGCCAAAAACAACGACTGATCCGTCTTCGACTTCAGAAGTCTCCGTCCTCTCACACAACGAACTCGATTTCCGAGTGCTCGTACGTGTAGCGCTTGATACCATTGTCCTCACAGTAGTCGACTAGCCCTATCGGGAGCACGTCGATCTCCTCGTAGTCAGTGAAAAACGCGACCGCAACGTCTTCGCTCCCGTCCGGACTCTCTACCACGACGGCTGTATCCGGATCGCTGTGACTGGTCTTGATCACCTGGTCTCCAGGCACGTACGGATTATCGGCGAAAGCGAGGTTCTCGTGTTTGTACGTCCAGAGCTTGATCTCCTGGTCGTCGCAGTACGACGCGAGAATTGCAGGATGGTAGTCGCGCCACGCACCCGGTCCTTCATCGAGCGAACTCGGAAACGCGACCCGCACCGCTTCTCCATCCATTTCGTGTCCGAACGCACCGGTGTTCTGCTCCGGCGGTAGCACCTCGATGACGATCCCCACCGACGGCTTCGTGTCGCCGGCCTTCACCACCCGGTCACCGGTCGAGAATGGATTCTCCGGCTTTTGATTCATATGAGCGGTATTGGGACCGAGATCGATCAGTTCGTTCATTGGTCGGGCAGCGAGGTGGTCGAGTTTCTCTGGGGAGTCGCCGGAGAATTCTGCTTCCGTTTTGACCTTCGATTTCAGCGTTTCGAGCCGCTCCCAGCCGAGCAACATCAGACTATCCTAGTTGTCGCGGTGCCAGACCATCACCACGATGTCGTCGTCGGGGTCCCGCTCGACCAAGGACTCAGGGAGAAAAGCAGAGACGTCCCGTGAGGACTTCACGTCGACGGTGTACCCGAACACTTCGAAGTCGTGCCCGGAGAAGCTCTCGGGATTAC is a window encoding:
- a CDS encoding Cdc6/Cdc18 family protein → MKAFGDEETIFEDMDVLNPNEQTYQPESLPEREVELDQIHSALRPATMGSTPLNLIVYGQSGQGKTVGIRLKTDQLQEYAEESGMDLTVVHIRCKGMDGSYHVLTHLVKRLREKRFGPGEELPSGHQRKTLLNMVIENLEEVGGTVIVVLDEIDAIGDDDYILYELPRSNPDGVRLSLIGITNDLQFRENLDADVRSSLGEDEVRFEPYDANQLRDILARRAVGALRDTYFEDDIEDHQHLRSDVLNEDTIPLAAALGAQDTGDAREAIRLLFRATRFADDRGEITVTEGHVREARDFLETKAIESGIQTLPNQRMLALMAVTYHQIYDDTPATTTPIYTQYKTFCEYVDVNVLSNRRFRDRLNDLADTNVLNKRQGRGRGDENQYSLAVDLDTALENLPKESERLGDVATVLRDQT